One Streptomyces sp. SAI-135 DNA segment encodes these proteins:
- a CDS encoding long-chain fatty acid--CoA ligase → MSPREDAVLSTMQDVPLLISRILTHGSSIHGTSQVTTWTGEPEPHRRSFAEVGARAAQLAHALREDLGVVEDERVATLMWNNAEHVEAYFAIPSLGAVLHTLNLRLPADQLAFIVGHAADRVVIANGSLLPLLAPLLPHLKTVEHVVVSGPGDRSALEGSHARVHEYEDLIAGKPTSYDWPELDERQAAAMCYTSGTTGDPKGVVYSHRSIYLHSMQVNMAQSMGLTDQDTSLVVVPQFHVNAWGLPHATFMTGVNMLMPDRFLQPAPLAEMIERERPTHAAAVPTIWQGLLGELTAKPRDVSSLTQVTIGGSACPPSLMEAFDKLGMRVCHAWGMTETSPLGTIARPPAHVAGTPEEFAYRLTQGRFPAGVEARLTGPGGERLPWDGESAGELEVRGPWIAGAYYNGPDAEPLRPADKFSEDGWLKTGDVGTISADGFLTLTDRAKDVIKSGGEWISSVELENALMSHPDVTEAAVVAVPDDKWGERPLATVVLKEGSTADFESLRAFLASDVCRIAKWQLPERWSIIEAVPKTSVGKFDKKVIRKRYAEGELDVTQL, encoded by the coding sequence ATGTCGCCCCGGGAGGACGCCGTGCTGAGCACCATGCAGGACGTACCGCTGCTGATCTCCAGGATCCTGACCCACGGGTCGTCGATCCACGGCACCTCACAGGTGACCACCTGGACCGGCGAGCCGGAGCCGCACCGCCGCTCGTTCGCCGAGGTCGGCGCCCGCGCCGCCCAGCTGGCGCACGCCCTGCGCGAGGACCTCGGCGTCGTCGAGGACGAGCGCGTGGCGACCCTCATGTGGAACAACGCCGAGCATGTCGAGGCCTACTTCGCGATCCCCTCCCTGGGCGCGGTCCTGCACACCCTGAACCTGCGCCTCCCGGCCGACCAGCTGGCCTTCATCGTGGGCCACGCGGCCGACCGGGTCGTCATCGCCAACGGCTCGCTGCTCCCCCTGCTCGCCCCCCTGCTCCCGCACCTGAAGACGGTCGAGCACGTGGTGGTCTCAGGACCCGGCGACCGCTCGGCCCTCGAAGGCTCCCACGCGCGCGTGCACGAGTACGAGGACCTGATCGCCGGCAAGCCCACCAGCTACGACTGGCCCGAGCTGGACGAGCGCCAGGCCGCCGCCATGTGCTACACCTCCGGCACCACGGGCGACCCCAAGGGCGTGGTCTACAGCCACCGTTCGATCTATCTGCACTCCATGCAGGTCAACATGGCCCAGTCGATGGGCCTGACCGACCAGGACACCTCCCTGGTGGTCGTCCCGCAGTTCCACGTCAACGCCTGGGGCCTGCCGCACGCCACCTTCATGACCGGCGTCAACATGCTGATGCCGGACCGCTTCCTGCAACCCGCGCCCCTGGCCGAGATGATCGAGCGCGAGCGGCCCACCCACGCGGCCGCGGTCCCCACCATCTGGCAGGGACTGCTCGGCGAGCTCACCGCCAAGCCGCGGGACGTCTCCTCCCTCACCCAGGTCACCATCGGCGGCTCGGCCTGTCCGCCGTCCCTGATGGAGGCCTTCGACAAGCTGGGCATGCGGGTCTGCCACGCCTGGGGCATGACGGAGACCTCCCCGCTCGGCACCATCGCGCGCCCGCCGGCCCACGTGGCCGGCACGCCCGAGGAGTTCGCGTACCGCCTCACCCAGGGCCGCTTCCCGGCCGGTGTCGAGGCCCGCCTCACCGGCCCCGGCGGCGAGCGCCTCCCCTGGGACGGCGAGTCCGCGGGCGAGCTGGAGGTCCGCGGCCCCTGGATCGCCGGCGCCTACTACAACGGCCCGGACGCCGAACCGCTGCGCCCCGCCGACAAGTTCAGCGAGGACGGCTGGCTGAAGACGGGTGACGTCGGCACGATCTCCGCCGACGGCTTCCTCACCCTCACCGACCGGGCCAAGGACGTCATCAAGTCCGGCGGCGAGTGGATCTCCTCGGTCGAGCTGGAGAACGCCCTGATGTCCCACCCGGACGTCACCGAGGCCGCCGTCGTCGCCGTCCCCGACGACAAGTGGGGCGAGCGGCCCCTGGCCACGGTCGTCCTCAAGGAGGGTTCCACCGCCGACTTCGAGTCCCTGCGCGCGTTCCTGGCGAGCGATGTCTGCAGGATCGCCAAGTGGCAGCTCCCGGAGCGCTGGTCGATCATCGAGGCGGTCCCGAAGACGAGCGTCGGCAAGTTCGACAAGAAGGTGATCCGCAAGCGGTACGCGGAGGGCGAGCTGGACGTCACCCAGCTCTGA
- a CDS encoding SigE family RNA polymerase sigma factor: MTTPVCTSASKAAVPATQTLAYPSFASYVKARQPVLLRTARSLTANPSDAEDLLQTALTKTYVAWERIEDHRALDGYVRRALLNTRTSQWRKRKVDEFATDEIPEPDPVPGEDDPAEQQALHDAMWRAIMKLPARQRAMVVLRYYEDLSEVQTAEVLGVSVGTVKSAVSRALGKLREDPELVLAR; this comes from the coding sequence ATGACCACACCCGTCTGCACCAGCGCTTCGAAGGCCGCCGTACCGGCGACGCAGACCCTCGCGTACCCGTCGTTCGCCTCGTACGTGAAGGCCCGCCAGCCGGTGCTGCTGCGTACCGCCCGGTCGCTGACCGCGAACCCGAGCGACGCGGAGGACCTGCTGCAGACCGCCCTGACCAAGACCTACGTCGCCTGGGAGCGCATCGAGGACCACCGGGCCCTCGACGGCTATGTGCGCCGGGCCCTGCTGAACACGCGTACCTCGCAGTGGCGCAAGCGCAAGGTCGACGAGTTCGCGACCGACGAGATCCCCGAGCCGGATCCCGTGCCCGGCGAGGACGACCCCGCGGAGCAGCAGGCGCTGCACGACGCGATGTGGCGGGCGATCATGAAGCTGCCGGCCCGGCAGCGGGCGATGGTCGTCCTCAGGTACTACGAGGACCTCAGCGAGGTGCAGACGGCCGAGGTGCTCGGCGTCTCCGTCGGCACCGTGAAGTCGGCGGTGTCCCGGGCCCTCGGCAAACTCCGCGAGGACCCGGAACTGGTGCTGGCCCGCTAG
- a CDS encoding MaoC family dehydratase: MRTGDELPPLEIPVTRTLIVAGAIASRDYQDVHHDPESARDKGSPDIFMNILTTNGLVGRYVTDHFGPRTVLRKVAIRLGAPNYPGDTMVLKGTVEAVEGATATVRIVGTNGIGNHVTGTVTFCLRDAE, translated from the coding sequence ATGAGAACGGGCGACGAGCTGCCGCCCCTGGAGATCCCGGTCACCCGCACGCTGATCGTCGCGGGTGCGATCGCCTCCCGGGACTACCAGGACGTGCACCACGACCCGGAGTCGGCCCGCGACAAGGGCTCCCCGGACATCTTCATGAACATCCTGACGACGAACGGCCTGGTGGGGCGGTACGTCACGGACCACTTCGGCCCGCGCACCGTGCTGCGGAAAGTGGCCATCAGGCTGGGCGCGCCCAATTACCCCGGCGACACCATGGTGTTGAAGGGGACCGTCGAGGCCGTCGAAGGTGCCACCGCGACGGTCCGGATCGTGGGGACCAACGGCATCGGCAACCATGTGACGGGGACGGTCACCTTCTGTCTGCGGGACGCCGAATGA
- a CDS encoding bifunctional MaoC family dehydratase N-terminal/OB-fold nucleic acid binding domain-containing protein: MAADPNAPHPDLLTRLKSYEGHPAAVSAAGKDPVNLPMIRHWCEALGDAHPAYDGPDAVAPPTMLQAWTMGGLSGHPGRSSSYDELLALLDGAGCTSVVATDCEQEYFRPLRPGDEITFDTVIESVSDRKTTKLGTGHFVTTRTDVRVAGALVGTHRFRILKYAPARAERKTPPRPRPVVNRDNAGFWEGVEQHRLLIQRCTACGALRFPWLPGCARCGGPDWDTVEAGGEGTVHSYVVMHHPPFPAFDPPYAVVLVELAEGVRMISNVVGTPYDKVRIGMPVRLVFRSYDGDLTLPVFRAAAEEAVV; the protein is encoded by the coding sequence ATGGCCGCCGACCCGAACGCCCCGCACCCCGACCTGCTGACCCGCCTGAAGTCCTACGAAGGTCACCCCGCCGCCGTCTCCGCCGCCGGCAAGGACCCCGTCAACCTGCCGATGATCCGCCACTGGTGCGAAGCCCTGGGCGATGCCCATCCGGCCTACGACGGCCCCGACGCCGTCGCCCCGCCCACCATGCTCCAGGCCTGGACGATGGGGGGACTGAGCGGCCACCCGGGCAGATCGTCGTCGTACGACGAACTCCTCGCCCTCCTCGACGGGGCGGGGTGCACCTCGGTCGTCGCCACCGACTGCGAGCAGGAGTACTTCCGGCCACTGCGTCCCGGTGACGAGATCACGTTCGACACGGTCATCGAGTCGGTCTCGGACCGCAAGACCACCAAGCTCGGCACCGGTCACTTCGTCACGACCCGTACCGACGTCCGGGTGGCCGGGGCCCTCGTCGGCACCCACCGGTTCCGCATCCTCAAGTACGCGCCCGCGAGGGCGGAGCGGAAGACACCTCCCCGGCCCCGCCCCGTCGTCAACCGTGACAACGCCGGCTTCTGGGAGGGCGTCGAACAGCACCGGCTCCTCATCCAGCGCTGCACCGCCTGCGGGGCCCTCCGCTTCCCGTGGCTGCCGGGCTGCGCCCGCTGCGGCGGCCCGGACTGGGACACCGTCGAGGCGGGCGGCGAGGGGACCGTCCACTCGTACGTCGTCATGCACCATCCGCCCTTCCCGGCGTTCGACCCTCCCTACGCCGTCGTGCTCGTCGAACTCGCCGAGGGTGTGCGGATGATCAGCAACGTGGTCGGGACGCCGTACGACAAGGTGCGGATCGGGATGCCGGTGCGACTCGTCTTCCGGTCCTACGACGGTGATCTCACCCTTCCCGTCTTCCGCGCCGCCGCCGAGGAGGCCGTCGTATGA
- a CDS encoding bifunctional DNA primase/polymerase: MATTDRQATTLALAHALSAAERGLAVIPLSRTKLPALRSPHRDDHPLTGPCHGECGAFGHGVYDASTDPVRIRELFAAAPWATGYGIACGLPPHHLIGVDLDTKSGTDSSAALRELALRHLFTIPDTVVVLTPSGGRHLWLTGPPDAAVPNSAGRLAPGIDIRGAGGYLVGPGSRTDHGTYTTAPGTAHLAPAACPPALLRLLLPPPRPTHPATHPSAGDQGQGLVQFVLAAHEGQRNTRLFWAACRAYENGIGPALVAPLVDAALNTGLTEREARATIASAARMTGRRP, encoded by the coding sequence ATGGCCACCACAGACCGGCAGGCCACGACGCTGGCCCTCGCACACGCCCTGTCAGCCGCCGAGCGCGGGCTGGCCGTCATCCCCCTGTCCCGCACCAAGCTCCCGGCCCTGCGCTCCCCCCACCGCGACGACCACCCCCTGACCGGCCCCTGCCACGGTGAGTGCGGCGCGTTCGGACACGGGGTCTACGACGCCTCGACCGACCCCGTCCGCATCCGCGAGCTCTTCGCGGCGGCCCCCTGGGCCACCGGCTACGGCATCGCGTGCGGTCTGCCGCCCCACCATCTGATCGGCGTCGACCTGGACACCAAGTCGGGCACGGACTCCTCGGCGGCCCTGCGCGAACTCGCCCTGCGCCACCTCTTCACGATCCCCGACACGGTCGTCGTCCTCACCCCGAGCGGCGGACGCCACCTCTGGCTGACCGGCCCGCCCGACGCCGCCGTCCCCAACTCGGCAGGCCGCCTCGCCCCCGGCATCGACATCCGCGGCGCCGGCGGCTACCTCGTCGGCCCCGGCTCCCGCACCGACCACGGCACCTACACGACCGCCCCGGGCACCGCCCACCTCGCCCCCGCGGCCTGCCCGCCGGCCCTGCTCCGCCTGCTCCTGCCGCCACCGCGCCCCACCCACCCGGCAACCCATCCCTCGGCCGGCGACCAGGGCCAGGGCCTGGTCCAGTTCGTCCTCGCCGCCCACGAGGGCCAGCGCAACACCCGCCTCTTCTGGGCCGCCTGCCGCGCCTACGAGAACGGCATCGGCCCGGCCCTGGTCGCCCCCCTGGTGGACGCGGCCCTCAACACGGGGCTCACGGAACGCGAGGCACGGGCGACGATCGCGTCGGCGGCACGGATGACGGGCCGCCGCCCCTAG
- a CDS encoding site-specific integrase, with protein sequence MAGKRKSRRNFGRIRKLPSGRFQARYPGPDGVLRPADRTFATTTDADRWLAKKRIEIEDGRWIDPTEGQTTVRDWAARWLAAVSPQLKHKTQASYRSLINSRINPALGDRELSSLRPITVTEWVAQMRTVGLSASRIRQAYRVLSQVMQSAVDNGLIAQTPCRGVRLPRMPQTEPHILTPLEASRLVRKAEKPHDLLIALLAFAGLRVGEGFALRRDDVDVASGTVLVDENLAEANGALVFDTPKSHQKRLLRVAPTLAKRLGKHLESLPDDGAALLFTTPAGKPLHYNQWRKAYFDPAVSAAGLTDVTPHDLRASHGTWVADRYGVMTAAHRLGHSNASVTTRHYARPVAGRDDQVAEASDSWLTGGDRGDPLG encoded by the coding sequence ATGGCTGGCAAGCGCAAGTCTCGCCGGAACTTCGGCCGGATTCGGAAGCTGCCCTCAGGGCGGTTCCAGGCTCGGTATCCGGGGCCTGATGGCGTGCTTCGGCCTGCTGACCGGACGTTCGCCACGACTACCGACGCTGATCGATGGCTGGCGAAGAAGCGAATCGAGATCGAAGACGGCCGCTGGATCGACCCGACCGAAGGACAGACGACGGTACGGGACTGGGCGGCTCGTTGGCTGGCCGCTGTATCGCCGCAGCTCAAGCACAAGACACAGGCCTCGTATCGATCTCTGATCAACTCGCGGATCAACCCGGCGCTGGGGGATCGTGAGTTGTCGAGCCTGCGACCGATCACTGTGACGGAGTGGGTTGCGCAGATGCGGACGGTCGGGCTCAGCGCGTCCCGTATCCGGCAGGCGTACCGAGTGCTGTCCCAGGTCATGCAGTCGGCGGTCGACAACGGGCTGATCGCGCAGACGCCTTGCCGAGGTGTGCGCCTCCCCCGGATGCCGCAGACAGAGCCGCACATCCTGACTCCGCTCGAAGCCTCACGACTCGTGCGGAAGGCCGAGAAGCCCCATGACTTGCTGATCGCCCTGCTGGCCTTTGCTGGCCTGCGAGTCGGCGAGGGGTTCGCGCTGCGCCGCGATGACGTCGACGTGGCGAGCGGCACCGTGCTCGTCGACGAGAACCTTGCCGAGGCGAACGGCGCCCTGGTCTTCGACACTCCAAAGTCTCACCAGAAGCGGCTACTCCGTGTGGCGCCCACCCTCGCGAAGCGGCTCGGGAAGCACCTGGAAAGCCTTCCGGACGACGGGGCTGCGCTGCTGTTCACCACCCCGGCGGGCAAGCCTCTGCACTACAACCAGTGGCGCAAGGCCTACTTTGACCCCGCCGTGTCCGCGGCTGGTCTGACCGACGTGACCCCGCACGATCTGCGAGCTTCGCACGGCACATGGGTCGCCGACCGGTACGGCGTGATGACCGCAGCTCACCGCCTGGGCCACTCGAACGCGAGCGTCACGACCCGGCACTATGCCCGACCAGTCGCCGGTCGTGATGACCAGGTCGCTGAAGCGTCTGATAGCTGGCTCACCGGCGGAGACCGGGGTGATCCGCTCGGGTGA
- a CDS encoding excisionase family DNA-binding protein, producing the protein MDRLLDVHEVAEFLGTTVRFPRRLIEERRITFVKVGRHVRIPERALQAYVAANTVEPVILRSTGLRGAA; encoded by the coding sequence ATGGACAGGCTTCTCGACGTGCACGAGGTCGCCGAGTTCCTGGGCACGACCGTGCGCTTCCCGCGTCGGCTGATCGAAGAGCGCCGGATCACCTTCGTGAAGGTCGGTCGGCATGTCCGCATCCCCGAGCGGGCCCTACAGGCCTACGTGGCCGCGAACACCGTGGAACCGGTCATCCTTCGTTCTACGGGCCTCAGGGGGGCTGCCTGA
- the repSA gene encoding replication initiator protein RepSA: MTDTATMAGLDPATLADVLRLAGSDGFDRIQDQIRRTGGCSDPIHLQGSTVTRDAASGQVLHTYSTDTEPGGRLRIACGNRRASRCPSCAWTYAGDTYHLIRSGLVGDPAKGTPHTIRDHPRVFATLTAPSFGRVHNRPDTGRCRCGVRHPEDAAELGTPLDPDTYDYAGAVLWNNHASELWRYFTIYLRREIAKRAGLTQKDAKEQSRVSFGKVAEYQKRGAVHFHAVIRFDGPDGPDSPPPAWATLELLTGAIRAARKRVAVDVPAAGDQPARTLCWGVKLDVQPIKAFGDGEDITEQKVAAYVAKYATKAAETTGTVDRRIGNKEALVLLDVPEHPARLIAACLDLHALYPDRKLRDWAHMLGFRGHFSTKSRRYSTTLGALRQTRADYRAAQQREALGLPDPDDNPEATTLTLAHWTYAGHGHTPGESWLAANIRRDLQHNRETAREALADLANSEAEGEW, from the coding sequence GTGACCGACACCGCCACCATGGCGGGCCTGGACCCGGCCACCCTCGCCGACGTGCTGAGGCTGGCCGGGTCTGACGGCTTCGACCGCATCCAAGACCAGATCCGCCGCACCGGCGGCTGCTCCGACCCCATCCACCTGCAAGGCTCCACCGTCACCCGCGACGCTGCCTCCGGACAGGTCCTGCACACCTACTCGACCGACACCGAGCCCGGTGGGCGACTCCGGATCGCGTGCGGCAACCGGCGAGCCTCCCGCTGCCCCTCCTGCGCCTGGACCTACGCCGGAGACACCTACCACCTGATCCGCTCCGGACTCGTCGGAGATCCCGCCAAGGGCACCCCGCACACCATCCGGGATCACCCGCGGGTGTTCGCCACCCTCACCGCACCGTCGTTCGGGCGGGTCCACAACCGGCCCGATACCGGCCGTTGCCGCTGCGGGGTACGCCACCCCGAGGACGCTGCCGAGCTGGGCACTCCGCTTGACCCCGACACCTACGACTACGCGGGCGCGGTGCTGTGGAACAACCACGCCTCCGAGCTGTGGCGCTACTTCACGATCTACCTGCGCCGCGAGATCGCCAAGCGGGCCGGGCTCACGCAGAAGGATGCCAAGGAACAGTCCCGGGTCTCCTTCGGGAAGGTCGCTGAGTACCAAAAGCGCGGGGCCGTGCACTTCCATGCCGTGATCCGCTTCGACGGACCGGACGGGCCCGACTCCCCGCCCCCGGCCTGGGCCACCCTCGAACTCCTCACCGGAGCGATCCGCGCCGCCCGCAAGCGCGTCGCCGTCGACGTACCCGCGGCCGGTGACCAGCCTGCCCGCACGCTGTGCTGGGGCGTCAAGCTCGACGTCCAGCCGATCAAAGCCTTCGGGGACGGCGAGGACATCACTGAACAGAAGGTCGCCGCCTACGTCGCGAAGTACGCCACCAAAGCCGCTGAGACGACCGGCACGGTTGACCGCCGGATCGGCAACAAGGAAGCGCTGGTCTTGCTCGATGTGCCCGAGCACCCTGCCCGGCTGATTGCGGCATGCCTCGACCTGCACGCGCTGTACCCGGACCGCAAGCTGCGGGACTGGGCCCACATGCTCGGCTTCCGCGGCCACTTCTCCACCAAGTCCCGCCGCTACTCCACCACCCTCGGCGCCCTCCGCCAGACCCGTGCCGACTACCGCGCCGCCCAGCAACGCGAAGCCCTCGGCCTGCCAGACCCCGACGACAACCCGGAGGCCACCACGCTCACCCTCGCGCACTGGACCTACGCCGGACACGGCCACACCCCCGGCGAATCCTGGCTCGCCGCCAACATCCGCCGCGACCTCCAACACAACCGCGAGACCGCACGCGAAGCCCTCGCTGACTTGGCGAACTCCGAAGCTGAGGGGGAGTGGTAA
- a CDS encoding phosphoadenosine phosphosulfate reductase — translation MNDLRTFSFGGGWQSMAALVLAAQGRLDFRTFLFANVGPDSENPATLRYFEQHAAPYAAAHGLDLIELHRETKNGTETIRQRIMTSNGSRQTIPVFLTNGKPGSRVCTVEFKIRVTGAWLTAHGASEDNPATVAMGISLDEIGRANAGKAMPYERLVYPLLDLKIRRADCPRIIRSAGLPVPPKSSCDFCPVRKIPEWQAMREQDPQRFERACQIEDTINTHLAAKGKRPVYLTRLARPLRELFKGGDQLPLFDTDDEGCDNGWCWT, via the coding sequence GTGAACGATCTGCGCACCTTCAGCTTCGGCGGCGGCTGGCAGTCCATGGCCGCTCTCGTCCTTGCCGCTCAGGGCCGCCTCGACTTCCGCACCTTCCTGTTCGCCAACGTCGGCCCCGACAGCGAAAACCCCGCGACACTGCGCTACTTCGAGCAGCACGCCGCCCCGTACGCCGCTGCCCACGGACTCGACCTGATCGAGCTGCACCGCGAGACCAAGAACGGCACCGAGACGATCCGACAGCGGATCATGACCAGCAACGGCAGCCGCCAGACCATCCCGGTCTTTTTGACCAACGGCAAACCCGGCTCCCGCGTTTGCACCGTGGAATTCAAGATCCGGGTCACCGGAGCCTGGCTGACGGCACACGGCGCCAGCGAGGACAACCCGGCCACGGTCGCCATGGGTATCAGCCTGGACGAGATCGGCCGTGCCAACGCGGGCAAGGCCATGCCCTATGAGCGGCTCGTCTATCCGCTCCTCGACCTGAAGATCCGCCGGGCAGACTGCCCGCGCATCATCCGCTCCGCGGGTCTGCCGGTGCCGCCGAAGTCGTCCTGCGACTTCTGCCCCGTGCGCAAGATCCCCGAATGGCAGGCCATGCGCGAGCAGGACCCGCAGCGCTTCGAGCGGGCCTGCCAGATCGAGGACACCATCAACACCCACCTGGCAGCCAAGGGCAAACGGCCGGTCTACCTGACCCGCCTGGCACGCCCCCTGCGGGAGCTGTTCAAGGGCGGCGACCAACTGCCGCTCTTCGACACCGACGACGAAGGCTGCGACAACGGGTGGTGCTGGACGTGA
- a CDS encoding SpdD protein, which translates to MFTPKYPPQDTVVPANTIPVPASDLPAPAAPAAPAPVAPVSNRPVVQLTPGSALALAAGGGAVVLVVGAVLVSMLLAVAITGMSVAVCALVIRSILNSERNR; encoded by the coding sequence GTGTTCACCCCGAAATATCCGCCCCAGGACACCGTCGTGCCGGCCAACACGATCCCGGTTCCGGCCTCCGATCTCCCCGCCCCGGCGGCCCCCGCCGCTCCGGCCCCGGTCGCTCCGGTGTCGAACCGTCCGGTCGTTCAGCTCACCCCCGGCAGCGCGCTCGCCCTCGCCGCGGGCGGCGGCGCCGTGGTCCTCGTCGTCGGCGCGGTCCTCGTCTCCATGCTCCTTGCGGTCGCCATCACCGGCATGTCGGTGGCCGTGTGCGCGCTCGTCATCCGCTCGATCCTCAACTCCGAAAGGAACCGCTGA
- a CDS encoding mobile element transfer protein, with amino-acid sequence MTAYRRFRDRRRFGPVQVGTYYDGRGREKHAAACTAPGCGFSADYTDRAAAELAAQTHRCKA; translated from the coding sequence GTGACCGCCTATCGCCGCTTCCGTGACCGGCGCCGCTTCGGCCCCGTGCAGGTCGGCACGTACTACGACGGCCGTGGCCGTGAGAAGCACGCCGCGGCGTGCACCGCGCCGGGCTGCGGCTTCTCCGCCGACTACACCGACCGCGCCGCCGCCGAACTCGCTGCCCAGACCCACCGCTGCAAGGCCTGA
- a CDS encoding DUF2637 domain-containing protein encodes MSRALRPDAVLIQAVIAGALSFAHLHDLAEAAGQSGWKAWAYPISVDLLLVAAWRRLRSARRDRSAWTWFTIALFASLGANIATAGLLDLANVPAWLRILVAGWPALAFLGGTLLVHSPTEPAAPAQAVDEPAALDVDMQGDDEPVPAPVPELAPAAPVAPEAPPADVPAVPVALLDHARKIADAHRASTGSPMPADALSARLQLPAPMAGAIAAQLKLT; translated from the coding sequence ATGTCCCGAGCGCTGCGCCCGGACGCTGTACTGATCCAGGCTGTGATCGCTGGTGCGCTGTCCTTCGCCCATCTGCACGACCTTGCCGAAGCCGCCGGGCAATCCGGCTGGAAGGCCTGGGCCTATCCGATCTCGGTTGATCTGCTGCTGGTCGCCGCCTGGCGTCGGCTGCGTTCGGCTCGCCGGGACCGATCCGCCTGGACCTGGTTCACGATTGCCCTGTTCGCCTCGCTGGGCGCGAACATCGCTACTGCCGGGCTCCTGGATCTGGCGAACGTGCCCGCCTGGCTGCGCATCCTCGTCGCTGGCTGGCCCGCGCTCGCCTTCCTCGGTGGCACCCTCCTCGTGCACTCGCCGACTGAACCGGCAGCTCCCGCACAGGCTGTGGACGAACCGGCGGCGCTGGACGTCGACATGCAGGGCGACGACGAACCCGTCCCGGCCCCGGTGCCGGAACTGGCACCCGCCGCACCCGTCGCACCCGAGGCGCCCCCGGCCGATGTGCCTGCGGTTCCGGTCGCGTTGCTGGATCACGCGCGGAAGATCGCCGACGCACACCGCGCTTCCACCGGATCGCCGATGCCCGCTGACGCTCTGTCGGCCCGGCTCCAACTGCCCGCCCCCATGGCGGGTGCTATCGCCGCTCAACTCAAACTCACATGA
- a CDS encoding FtsK/SpoIIIE domain-containing protein translates to MADWTVWLEATGAASAAGGVGYAKYRAPRTYWSLVGLPATWGRFSYSYRSTMDVCGLTVQPSGLRAFMARNVARREVQPVAPKIRRIRPTSTGLRVTLRLPAGLEPADVIASTERLRHAWGVHSVRVVVVKPGVVELRMTGYDVLRRVRMPRKAQPHDMAVPVALRDDGTAFERDYRKVPMALTLGANFSGKSMYQRNLINGLAQLPVALVGMDCKRGVEQSAYAPRLSALATNPDDAASLADVLVAEMEDRFDLLNLHGASDIWELPEDVRPAPVVVLVDEIAELFLISRKEDEDRRTRIVTALIRLAQMARAVGIYLEICGQRFGSDLGKGATMLRAQLTGRVVHRVNDKETAEMGLKDVAPTAVPTACVIPANRPGTAVATDAEGGWCKIRTPQISRDKVAATCRDFEHLVPDLPFLAPFRPHVPTPAAAAPSLVK, encoded by the coding sequence ATGGCTGACTGGACGGTGTGGCTGGAGGCCACGGGAGCCGCGTCGGCGGCTGGCGGTGTCGGCTACGCGAAGTACCGGGCCCCGCGCACGTACTGGTCGCTGGTCGGCCTGCCCGCCACGTGGGGCCGGTTCTCCTACTCGTACCGCTCGACGATGGACGTGTGCGGTCTGACGGTGCAGCCGTCCGGCCTGCGGGCGTTCATGGCGCGCAACGTGGCCCGGCGTGAGGTGCAGCCGGTAGCGCCGAAGATCCGCCGGATACGGCCCACCTCGACCGGGCTGCGGGTGACGCTGCGGCTTCCGGCCGGTCTGGAACCTGCCGACGTGATCGCCTCGACGGAGCGTCTTCGGCACGCCTGGGGTGTCCACTCCGTGCGCGTCGTGGTCGTCAAGCCGGGCGTCGTCGAACTGCGGATGACCGGTTATGACGTGCTGCGCCGGGTGCGGATGCCACGCAAGGCCCAGCCTCACGACATGGCCGTACCGGTGGCGCTGCGCGATGACGGGACCGCGTTCGAGCGGGACTACCGCAAGGTCCCGATGGCCCTCACGCTGGGAGCCAACTTCTCCGGCAAGTCGATGTATCAGCGCAACCTGATCAACGGGCTCGCTCAACTGCCGGTCGCGCTGGTGGGGATGGACTGCAAGCGCGGGGTGGAACAGTCCGCGTACGCGCCCCGCCTGTCCGCGCTGGCGACCAACCCGGATGATGCCGCCTCGCTGGCCGATGTGCTGGTGGCGGAGATGGAAGACCGCTTCGATCTGCTGAACCTGCACGGCGCCTCGGACATCTGGGAGCTGCCGGAGGATGTGCGGCCTGCGCCGGTCGTGGTGCTGGTCGACGAGATCGCTGAGCTGTTCCTGATCTCCCGCAAGGAGGACGAGGACCGTCGCACGCGGATTGTCACGGCGCTGATCCGTCTCGCGCAGATGGCTCGCGCGGTCGGCATCTACCTGGAGATCTGCGGGCAGCGCTTCGGCTCCGACCTGGGCAAGGGCGCCACCATGCTCCGCGCTCAGCTCACGGGCCGGGTGGTGCACCGCGTGAACGACAAGGAGACGGCTGAGATGGGGCTGAAGGACGTTGCCCCGACCGCGGTCCCGACCGCCTGTGTGATCCCCGCGAACCGGCCCGGCACGGCCGTGGCCACGGATGCGGAGGGCGGCTGGTGCAAGATCCGCACACCGCAGATCTCCCGTGACAAGGTCGCCGCGACCTGCCGGGACTTTGAGCACCTGGTGCCCGACCTGCCGTTCCTCGCCCCGTTCCGGCCCCACGTTCCCACCCCGGCCGCCGCCGCTCCCTCGCTGGTCAAGTGA